AACGTGTCCTTGGCCGAGGTGATCACACAGCCTTTGATCGCGGCGTCGGCAACAACATGATCGATGACGGAATCCACTTCCCGCATCGCAGGCTCGGTGATGAGATTCATCGAGCGCTCGGGCATGTCCCAGGAGAGAAGCGCGATGCCGTCGGCGTCGACGTCGAAGCGGAAGTTTTTGATGTCCATGTTCTGTCGCTCCACTTTTTTCGGTCCTAGAACATCAAACTTTCAACCGCGTCATGGCCGGGCTTGACCCGGCCATCCAGGCGCCTTGAAAAGAGTTGTGCTTGGATGCGCGGATCAAGTCCGCGCATGACGCCGCTCGATGATTCTTCATAAACGTTCACTGCTTTAAATGTGCGCTATCCAAAAATCCGTCATACCCGCTCGATGATGGTCGCCGTGCCCATGCCGGCGCCGATGCACATTGTGACGAGCGCCGTGGCCTTGCCGCTGCGTTCCAATTCGTCGAGCGCGGTGCCGATCAGCATGGCCCCCGTTGCGCCCAAGGGATGACCCATGGCAATGGCACCGCCATTCACATTGAGCCGGTCGGTGCCGATGTCGAAAGCCTGACAGAAGCGCAGCACCACCGCCGAAAAGGCCTCGTTGACCTCCAAAAGATCGATATCGGAAAGATTCATGCCCGCGCGTGCAAGCACTTTCCTGGTCACATCGATGGGGCCGGTCAGCATCAAAGCGGGCTCCGAGCCGATCGTCGCAAAAGCGCGAATGCGCCCACGCGGTTTCAACGCAGCCGCCTCGCCGCCTGCCTTCGAGCCGATCAGCACAGCACCGGCGCCATCGACGATGCCCGACGAATTGCCGGCGTGATGCACATGTTTCACCGCTTCGATCTCGGGATGCGCGTCGACCGCGACGGCATCGAAACCGCCTTGTTCGCCCATCATGGTGAACGAGGGTTTCAAAGCCGCGAGCGACTGCATATCGGTCGAAGGCCGCATATGTTCGTCGCGGTCGAGGATCAGCATGCCGTTGATGTCGCGCACCGGCGCGATCGCCTTGGTGAAATAGCCTTTTTCCCAGGCAGCGGCCGCGCGCTGCTGCGACTGCACGGCATAGGCGTCCACATCGTCGCGGGAGAAGCCATATTTCGTCGCGATGAGATCGGCGGAGATTCCCTGCGGCATGAAATAGGATTTGATCGCGATTGCCGGATCGACCGGCCAGGCGGCGCCAGAGGCTGAAAGACCGACGCGGCTCATCGACTCGACGCCGCCGCCGATCGTCAGATCATGTTGCCCGGCCATCACCTGCGCGGCGGCGAAATTGACCGCGTCGAGGCCCGAGGCGCAGAAGCGGTTGATCTGGACGCCCGGCACGTGATCGCCGTAATCGGCCGTAAGCGCTGCCGCGCGAGCGATGTCGCCGCCGGCTTCGCCGACCGGATCGACGCAGCCCAGCACCACATCGTCCACAAGCTTGGTGTCGAGATGATTGCGGGACTTGAGTGCGGCTAGCACCGTCGCGGCAAGGCCCAATGTGGAGACTTCGTGCAGCGCGCCATCCGGTTTGCCGCGCCCGCGCGGCGTGCGGACATGATCGAAGATGAAAGCATCCATGGTCATTCTCCAGCTCGGGATAGGCGCTGCAATAGGAAATAGGTGATAATCACGTTTTTGGGAGGGCGAGCCGGTCTAAAAGCCGATCTTATGAGGCTCCCCTGAATGGACTGCTTTGCCTAACTTTGGAGCGGTGCTAAGGGAGCACTTCGCCTTTCCAGCTGTTTTTTAGAGGCCGTCCGCATGAGCAAGATCAAGGTCGAAAATCCCGTCGTCGAGATCGATGGCGATGAGATGACCCGGATCATCTGGCACTATATCCGCGATAAGCTGATCCATCCCTATCTCGATATCAATCTCGATTATTACGATCTTTCGATCGAAAATCGCGACGCGACGCGCGATCAGGTGACGGTGGATTGCGCCAATGCGGTCAAAAAATACGGCGTCGGCGTCAAATGCGCCACGATCACGCCGGACGAGGCGCGTGTCGAGGAATTCAAGCTGAAAGAAATGTGGAAATCGCCGAACGGCACGATCCGCAACATTCTGGGTGGCGTCATTTTCCGCGAGCCGATCATCTGCAAGAACGTGCCGCGCTTGGTGCCTGGCTGGACGCAGCCGATCGTCATCGGCCGCCACGCCTTCGGCGATCAATATCGCGCGACCGATTTCAAGGTACCCGGCAAGGGCCGGCTGACGATCAAATTCGAGGGCGAGGACGGCACCGTTATCGAGAAGGAGGTTTTCAACTTCCCCGGCCCGGGTGTGTCGCTCTCCATGTATAATCTCGACGATTCGATCAAGGATTTTGCCCGCGCCTCTATGAATTACGGGCTCAATCGCAAATATCCGGTCTATCTTTCGACCAAGAATACGATTCTCAAGGCCTATGACGGCC
The Methyloferula stellata AR4 DNA segment above includes these coding regions:
- a CDS encoding acetyl-CoA C-acetyltransferase, translating into MDAFIFDHVRTPRGRGKPDGALHEVSTLGLAATVLAALKSRNHLDTKLVDDVVLGCVDPVGEAGGDIARAAALTADYGDHVPGVQINRFCASGLDAVNFAAAQVMAGQHDLTIGGGVESMSRVGLSASGAAWPVDPAIAIKSYFMPQGISADLIATKYGFSRDDVDAYAVQSQQRAAAAWEKGYFTKAIAPVRDINGMLILDRDEHMRPSTDMQSLAALKPSFTMMGEQGGFDAVAVDAHPEIEAVKHVHHAGNSSGIVDGAGAVLIGSKAGGEAAALKPRGRIRAFATIGSEPALMLTGPIDVTRKVLARAGMNLSDIDLLEVNEAFSAVVLRFCQAFDIGTDRLNVNGGAIAMGHPLGATGAMLIGTALDELERSGKATALVTMCIGAGMGTATIIERV
- a CDS encoding NADP-dependent isocitrate dehydrogenase — its product is MSKIKVENPVVEIDGDEMTRIIWHYIRDKLIHPYLDINLDYYDLSIENRDATRDQVTVDCANAVKKYGVGVKCATITPDEARVEEFKLKEMWKSPNGTIRNILGGVIFREPIICKNVPRLVPGWTQPIVIGRHAFGDQYRATDFKVPGKGRLTIKFEGEDGTVIEKEVFNFPGPGVSLSMYNLDDSIKDFARASMNYGLNRKYPVYLSTKNTILKAYDGRFKDLFEEIYQNEFKAKFTEAGITYEHRLIDDMVASALKWSGGYVWACKNYDGDVQSDTVAQGFGSLGLMTSVLMTPDGQTVEAEAAHGTVTRHYREHQKGKETSTNSIASIFAWTRGLAHRAKLDGNEGLARFANTLEKVCVATVEDGFMTKDLALLVGADQKWLSTTGFLDKIDENLRKAMA